A single Altererythrobacter sp. BO-6 DNA region contains:
- a CDS encoding NAD(P)-dependent alcohol dehydrogenase encodes MKAIAATLNQPNGPFEIEEVEIAAPRAGEIRVAIKAVGICHTDLVVASGAMGLQFPAVLGHEGAGVVEEIGEGVASVRPGDKVLLTFNSCGHCDYCDRNEPAYCAHFMEKNMLCVREDGSSRLSRDGTMVHDNFFGQSSFASYAIANERNVIKLDDEADLAVLAPLGCGVQTGAGAVLLSLGAKAGESLVVIGAGAVGQSAVMAGKIADCSTIIAVEPQEARRRLASELGATHTLDGQGDVATQVREILPGGADMVVDTSGFMPVVGQTIAMIANRGRIGLVGLPGSLDAALSVPMIPLLTLGGTIRGIVEGDSLPEQFIPELIAHHRAGRLPVEKLCRTYPATNINQALHDMHEGETVKAVLLFD; translated from the coding sequence ATGAAGGCCATCGCCGCAACACTGAACCAGCCTAATGGGCCGTTCGAGATCGAAGAGGTTGAGATCGCCGCCCCGCGCGCAGGGGAAATTCGCGTCGCCATCAAGGCGGTAGGCATCTGCCATACGGATCTGGTGGTTGCGTCAGGTGCGATGGGCCTCCAGTTTCCCGCTGTTCTGGGCCACGAGGGCGCCGGGGTGGTAGAGGAGATTGGTGAAGGCGTGGCGAGCGTGCGCCCCGGCGACAAGGTGCTGCTGACCTTCAATTCCTGTGGCCACTGCGACTATTGCGACCGCAACGAGCCAGCCTACTGCGCGCACTTCATGGAAAAGAACATGCTGTGCGTGCGCGAGGACGGATCAAGCCGCCTCAGCCGAGATGGCACCATGGTGCACGATAACTTCTTCGGCCAATCCTCATTCGCCAGCTACGCGATCGCCAACGAACGCAATGTCATAAAGCTGGATGACGAAGCGGATCTAGCCGTGCTCGCACCGCTCGGCTGCGGAGTGCAGACCGGCGCGGGCGCCGTGCTCCTTTCGCTTGGCGCAAAGGCAGGTGAATCGCTGGTCGTTATCGGAGCTGGCGCAGTCGGACAAAGCGCAGTGATGGCGGGCAAGATCGCCGACTGCTCCACCATCATCGCGGTCGAGCCGCAGGAAGCGCGCCGCCGCCTCGCCAGCGAACTTGGGGCAACCCATACGCTAGACGGTCAAGGCGACGTTGCAACGCAGGTTCGGGAGATCCTGCCGGGCGGGGCCGATATGGTGGTGGACACCAGCGGCTTCATGCCGGTGGTCGGCCAGACCATTGCCATGATCGCCAATCGCGGCCGTATCGGGCTGGTGGGCCTGCCCGGTTCACTGGACGCGGCCCTCTCTGTACCGATGATCCCCTTGCTGACACTGGGCGGAACCATCCGTGGCATCGTGGAAGGGGATTCGCTGCCCGAACAATTCATACCCGAGTTGATCGCGCACCACCGGGCGGGCCGCCTGCCAGTGGAAAAGCTGTGTCGCACCTATCCGGCGACCAACATCAATCAGGCACTCCACGATATGCATGAGGGTGAGACGGTGAAAGCCGTTCTCTTGTTTGACTGA
- a CDS encoding enoyl-CoA hydratase/isomerase family protein, translating into MPIETFKSIRLTQENGVAQLLLCQGQRGNPVDAEMCAELCEVATLLAHDPGVRAVLLTAEGPNFSVGGDVSMFVEYLDTLPSQIARWTADLHVGLARLQRMDAPIVVAVQGMCVGGMVGIAAGADIVIANSEARFVAAYPKIGFCCDAGTSVMLSRRMGLSKARKFLLLNETLQADAAASAGLVDEVVDPLRLNERAAHVAAQLAEGPTRAFGEIRRLMLSAATEPLETQLELEAQGLSRIAATHDAREGLSAFAEKRSAKFEGR; encoded by the coding sequence ATGCCAATAGAAACCTTCAAATCCATCCGGCTGACGCAGGAAAACGGCGTCGCCCAGCTGTTGTTGTGCCAGGGCCAGCGAGGAAATCCGGTCGATGCAGAGATGTGTGCCGAGCTTTGCGAGGTGGCCACCTTGCTGGCCCACGATCCTGGCGTGCGGGCGGTGCTTCTCACTGCGGAAGGCCCGAATTTCTCCGTGGGCGGCGATGTTTCCATGTTCGTGGAATATCTCGACACCCTACCCAGCCAGATAGCGCGGTGGACCGCCGACCTGCATGTGGGTCTGGCGCGGCTCCAGCGCATGGATGCCCCAATCGTGGTTGCTGTCCAGGGAATGTGCGTGGGCGGCATGGTGGGGATCGCGGCGGGAGCGGACATCGTAATCGCAAACTCGGAGGCGCGCTTTGTCGCGGCCTATCCGAAGATCGGCTTTTGCTGCGATGCCGGCACTTCTGTGATGCTGTCGAGGCGAATGGGACTAAGCAAGGCACGCAAGTTCCTGCTCCTCAACGAAACCCTGCAGGCTGATGCAGCTGCCTCTGCAGGTCTGGTCGATGAAGTGGTCGATCCGCTACGACTAAACGAGCGGGCAGCGCATGTCGCCGCCCAGCTTGCGGAAGGGCCAACCCGCGCCTTCGGCGAAATCCGGCGGCTGATGCTGAGTGCCGCAACCGAGCCGCTTGAGACCCAGCTCGAGCTGGAAGCACAAGGCCTTTCGCGAATTGCTGCTACGCATGATGCGCGCGAAGGGTTGTCAGCGTTTGCGGAGAAGCGTTCCGCGAAATTCGAGGGGAGATGA